One genomic segment of candidate division KSB1 bacterium includes these proteins:
- the rpsA gene encoding 30S ribosomal protein S1, with protein sequence MMNEDTTQAFEQDAAAEGATKGGESAAEQVGSDIAPEQMQLAQSLPAENDEYTPEEREALMRMYEETLSEFVEGEVVTGKILAVGEKEVAVDVGFKSEGTIPIEEFPNPAELKVGDDVEVVFDQIEDQEGQLVLSKRKADFMKVWERVKQSYEKGEVIKGRCVRRIKGGLVVDIDGVDAFLPGSQIDVRPVRDFDAYIGQTLDLKVVKINHARKNIVVSHRVLVEEATAGQREKILAELERGQVLEGTVKNITDFGVFIDLGGVDGLLHVNDLSWGRVNHPSEVVSLDQKLKVVVLDFNEQKDRISLGYKQLQPHPWEDVDKKYPVGSVVPGKVVSISDYGAFVELEKGVEGLVHISEMSWTQHVKHPSKIVSVGEIIQAKVLNVQKEERKISLGLKQLQPDPWETLAERYPVGSIHKGKVRNLTNFGAFVELEEGIDGLVHISDLSWTKKVRHPGEVIKKGDEITVTVLKVDPVNRRISLGYKQTQENPWDRFEQMYRPGTLVTGKVTRLIEKGLLVELPGDVEGFVPMSHLAKPGITKPADGYCLDEEIELCVIEFSKENKRIVLSEKRALEKGAAEQVEERAPEAPEAAEAEAIESPESLPVGPVAQASQAIPEAEPVAEQSAATEAVEVPSPELEAVGEAASAPAEPPAEAAAEKPKPKRKVTRKKPAAKAAEAAESDQPKGDSPAEEKGAAAGDEAGADVGQ encoded by the coding sequence ATGATGAACGAAGACACCACACAGGCGTTCGAACAGGACGCCGCAGCCGAAGGCGCAACGAAAGGAGGTGAGAGCGCAGCGGAACAAGTCGGCAGCGACATCGCGCCTGAGCAGATGCAACTGGCCCAGAGCCTGCCTGCCGAAAACGACGAGTACACGCCCGAGGAGCGCGAAGCCCTTATGCGCATGTACGAGGAAACCCTCAGCGAATTTGTCGAGGGCGAGGTCGTCACAGGCAAGATTCTGGCCGTGGGAGAGAAGGAGGTGGCCGTCGACGTCGGCTTCAAGTCGGAGGGTACCATTCCCATCGAAGAGTTCCCCAATCCGGCCGAGCTCAAGGTAGGCGACGACGTCGAGGTGGTCTTTGACCAGATCGAAGACCAGGAAGGGCAACTGGTGCTTTCCAAACGCAAGGCCGACTTCATGAAGGTCTGGGAGAGGGTCAAACAGTCCTACGAGAAGGGCGAGGTCATCAAGGGGCGCTGCGTGCGGCGCATCAAAGGCGGCCTGGTGGTCGACATCGATGGGGTCGATGCCTTCCTGCCTGGCTCGCAAATTGACGTCCGCCCGGTGCGCGACTTTGATGCCTACATTGGGCAAACCCTGGACCTCAAAGTGGTCAAGATCAATCACGCCCGTAAGAACATCGTCGTCTCCCATCGTGTGCTTGTGGAAGAGGCCACGGCCGGGCAGCGGGAAAAGATCCTCGCCGAATTGGAGCGCGGCCAGGTGCTTGAGGGCACGGTGAAGAACATCACCGATTTTGGTGTGTTCATCGACCTCGGCGGCGTGGACGGCCTTTTGCATGTCAACGACCTATCCTGGGGCCGGGTGAACCACCCCTCAGAGGTGGTCTCCCTGGACCAAAAGCTGAAAGTCGTTGTCTTGGACTTTAACGAACAGAAGGACCGCATCTCGCTGGGCTACAAGCAGCTTCAGCCGCATCCCTGGGAGGATGTCGACAAGAAGTACCCGGTCGGCTCGGTGGTGCCGGGCAAAGTCGTGAGCATCTCCGACTATGGCGCCTTCGTCGAGTTGGAAAAGGGCGTCGAAGGCCTGGTGCACATCTCGGAGATGTCGTGGACGCAGCACGTGAAGCACCCCTCGAAGATAGTGAGCGTGGGTGAGATCATCCAGGCGAAGGTGCTCAACGTGCAGAAGGAAGAGCGGAAGATCTCCCTTGGCCTGAAGCAACTGCAACCTGATCCCTGGGAGACACTTGCCGAACGCTATCCGGTGGGCTCCATCCACAAGGGCAAGGTGCGCAACCTCACCAACTTTGGTGCTTTTGTGGAGTTGGAAGAAGGGATCGACGGCCTGGTGCACATCTCCGATCTTTCCTGGACGAAGAAAGTGCGGCACCCAGGCGAGGTCATCAAGAAGGGCGACGAAATCACGGTCACGGTGCTCAAGGTAGACCCGGTCAATCGTCGCATCTCGCTTGGGTACAAGCAGACGCAAGAGAACCCTTGGGATCGCTTCGAACAGATGTATCGGCCCGGCACTCTTGTCACCGGCAAGGTAACCCGGCTCATTGAGAAGGGCCTGCTGGTCGAGCTTCCCGGCGACGTGGAGGGTTTCGTTCCCATGTCGCATTTGGCGAAACCCGGCATCACCAAGCCAGCGGATGGCTACTGTCTGGACGAAGAGATCGAGCTCTGCGTGATCGAGTTCAGCAAGGAAAACAAGCGCATCGTGCTGTCGGAGAAGAGGGCTCTGGAGAAGGGCGCCGCCGAGCAGGTGGAGGAGCGAGCACCTGAGGCCCCCGAGGCAGCGGAGGCAGAAGCTATCGAGTCCCCAGAAAGCCTCCCAGTCGGGCCCGTGGCGCAAGCAAGCCAGGCCATCCCGGAAGCAGAACCAGTTGCTGAGCAGAGCGCGGCGACCGAAGCTGTTGAAGTGCCATCCCCAGAGCTCGAAGCAGTTGGGGAAGCGGCGAGCGCACCAG
- a CDS encoding 4-hydroxy-3-methylbut-2-enyl diphosphate reductase encodes MTVDIDKSAGFCAGVARAIALAERALAKGRVASIGPVIHNPAEVARLQQKGLVTVPQEEVESGDLKALRTRRVLIRSHGVSESLRARLAEAGLDVVDGTCPIVRHVQQLVKDYCARGYRVVVFGKREHPEVLGLVGHCPQGAVVVNSLEEADKIAPGPPTVLVAQTTAPEEHFHEVEAALRRRLPSLEVFNTTCRAVSRRQESIVAFAGARDVVVFVGGKESSNSRQLFTICQQSNKRSFWVESAEDVQAEWFSPGEAVGITGGASTPRWLLERVASHVAHVARTHGHEKHIKGGSAE; translated from the coding sequence GTGACTGTTGACATAGATAAGAGTGCCGGCTTCTGCGCCGGCGTGGCACGCGCAATCGCCTTGGCAGAGAGAGCGCTCGCCAAGGGGCGGGTGGCTTCCATCGGCCCGGTGATCCATAACCCTGCGGAAGTGGCACGACTGCAACAGAAGGGCCTGGTGACCGTCCCGCAGGAAGAAGTGGAAAGCGGTGACTTGAAGGCCTTGCGGACGCGGCGCGTGCTGATTCGCAGCCACGGCGTCTCTGAGTCGCTGCGGGCTCGCCTTGCGGAGGCAGGGCTGGATGTGGTTGACGGCACTTGTCCCATCGTGCGGCATGTGCAGCAGCTGGTCAAGGACTACTGCGCGCGAGGCTATCGCGTGGTGGTCTTTGGCAAGAGAGAGCACCCCGAAGTTCTGGGACTCGTGGGCCATTGCCCGCAAGGGGCGGTCGTGGTCAACTCCCTGGAAGAGGCAGACAAGATAGCCCCGGGGCCGCCCACGGTACTGGTGGCGCAGACGACCGCACCCGAGGAGCACTTCCACGAGGTAGAGGCCGCCTTACGGCGGCGGCTTCCGTCGTTGGAAGTGTTTAACACCACCTGTCGTGCCGTGAGCCGCCGACAGGAAAGCATCGTAGCCTTCGCAGGAGCACGCGACGTGGTAGTGTTTGTCGGCGGCAAGGAGAGTTCCAACTCTCGGCAATTGTTCACTATATGCCAGCAGAGCAACAAGCGCTCCTTCTGGGTGGAAAGCGCCGAGGATGTGCAGGCAGAGTGGTTCAGCCCAGGGGAAGCGGTGGGGATAACAGGGGGGGCCTCCACTCCGCGCTGGTTGCTGGAGCGGGTGGCATCTCACGTCGCACACGTTGCCCGCACACACGGGCACGAAAAACACATAAAAGGAGGTAGTGCTGAATGA
- the cmk gene encoding (d)CMP kinase, translating into MEGRRRKLIIAIDGVAASGKSSTARLVAEKLGYLYLDSGALYRALTLKVLWKGIDPADEDGVAALARATTIQLEQKGAHLRVLLDGQDVTEEIRAPEVAEKIGPVAANRAVREQMVALQRAIGAQGGVVAEGRDIGTVIFPNADLKFYFTASLEVRARRRQAEYAARSVQAPLEELAAQLQRRDQDDARRAHGPLRKAPDAIEVDTTNLTIDQQVEFVLRKVQEHLGDTGAAQA; encoded by the coding sequence GTGGAGGGAAGGCGCAGGAAGCTGATCATCGCCATCGACGGCGTCGCCGCTTCTGGCAAGAGCAGCACGGCACGCCTGGTGGCAGAGAAGTTAGGTTACCTTTACTTAGATTCTGGGGCACTGTACCGGGCGTTGACGCTCAAGGTGCTGTGGAAGGGCATTGACCCTGCCGACGAGGACGGGGTGGCCGCCCTGGCGCGCGCGACGACGATCCAGTTAGAGCAGAAAGGTGCACATCTGCGCGTCCTCTTGGACGGTCAGGATGTGACCGAGGAGATTCGCGCGCCGGAGGTTGCGGAGAAGATCGGCCCGGTGGCGGCCAATCGCGCGGTGCGCGAGCAGATGGTTGCCCTGCAGCGCGCCATTGGCGCCCAAGGCGGGGTAGTGGCAGAAGGGCGGGACATCGGCACGGTGATTTTCCCTAATGCCGATCTCAAATTCTACTTCACCGCCTCTTTGGAAGTGCGGGCGCGACGCCGCCAGGCCGAATATGCAGCCAGGTCGGTGCAGGCGCCTCTCGAGGAATTGGCTGCCCAGTTACAGCGCCGGGACCAGGACGACGCGCGGCGCGCCCATGGGCCGCTGCGCAAAGCCCCAGATGCCATTGAAGTGGATACAACGAACCTGACCATCGACCAGCAGGTCGAGTTCGTTCTTCGGAAGGTACAGGAACATCTCGGCGACACGGGAGCAGCGCAGGCGTGA
- a CDS encoding rRNA pseudouridine synthase, protein MVRLNKFLAGCGVASRRACGELIRSGRVTVNGQTVTSLGTRIDEQKDEVAVDGQAVRPKQGRVYIMLHKPRGYVTTVRDTRGRPKVVDLVPMGSRLFPVGRLDIDTEGLLLLTDDGELTNRLLHPRFKVAKTYVAVLDREVAVHDIEKLRGGIALDDGMTGPCEARLLDALPQGKVVELTLREGRKRQVRRMFAALGYRVLLLRRVAFGPLSLGELPIGSWRHLTDEEVAQLHQAAGLASKSSYPASTDCCATVEG, encoded by the coding sequence ATGGTGAGACTCAATAAGTTCCTTGCTGGCTGCGGAGTCGCCTCGCGCCGCGCATGCGGTGAGCTCATCAGGAGCGGACGTGTCACCGTTAACGGGCAGACGGTAACCTCTCTTGGCACTCGCATCGACGAGCAAAAGGACGAGGTTGCCGTGGACGGGCAAGCGGTGCGGCCTAAGCAAGGTCGCGTGTACATCATGCTGCACAAGCCGCGGGGATATGTGACCACGGTGCGCGATACCCGTGGCAGGCCCAAGGTGGTGGACCTTGTGCCCATGGGCTCACGCCTGTTCCCGGTCGGCCGCCTGGACATCGATACGGAGGGGCTGCTCCTGCTGACCGACGACGGTGAATTGACCAATCGCCTGCTCCACCCGCGCTTCAAAGTCGCCAAGACCTACGTGGCCGTGCTCGACCGTGAAGTCGCGGTGCACGACATTGAAAAGCTGCGTGGAGGGATCGCCCTGGACGATGGCATGACCGGCCCGTGCGAGGCGCGCCTGCTGGACGCCCTTCCGCAGGGCAAGGTGGTGGAGCTCACTTTGCGCGAGGGCCGCAAACGGCAGGTGAGGCGCATGTTCGCGGCGCTGGGCTACCGCGTCCTCCTCCTTCGCCGAGTGGCATTTGGCCCTCTCAGCTTGGGCGAGCTGCCAATCGGTTCCTGGCGCCACTTGACCGATGAGGAAGTTGCACAACTTCACCAAGCTGCCGGTCTGGCAAGCAAGAGCTCGTACCCTGCGTCGACCGACTGCTGTGCGACTGTGGAGGGATGA